In the Lascolabacillus massiliensis genome, one interval contains:
- the secDF gene encoding protein translocase subunit SecDF gives MQNKGFIRVFSIILTAICLFYLSFTVVGRQYNKKADQYANGDLALKNHYLDSLSTEKVYLNYTLNQVREKEIGLGLDLKGGMNVILEINAAEVLASLANTDDPQFNQALRESVNQNRRGSSSDFISLFQQNYEQINPDGKLANIYSITMPDRVTPNSTNDQVIAVLRAELSSVADNSFNVLATRIDRFGVVAPNIQRLDRAERILVELPGITEPERVRNLLQGSANLEFWKTYNVNELGMYLNELNSRSSEYALAMRTSSMLEPTDSVAEEGLIETEDSLATEDFTELEEEKKVIIDKSFIEYFNEPYFAMSGIGGPVLGTVSKLDTASVNFLLQRYKTLFPADVNFKWGFKAIDQHETYFQLFALKGDGSSRGPALTGDVVTNAKADQGQNGTAWEVSMTMNSAGASRWATITGAEIGNSIAIVLDGYVYSAPRVNDRIEGGRSSISGDFSSQEAQDLENVLKSGKMQAGIRIVQEDVVGPSLGQEAIKDGFISFIIALVVLFIFTMMLYGFVPGTVINVALLLNFFFTLGILAAFQAVLTLPGIAGMILSLAMAVDANVLINERIKEELATGKSLRRALDDGYKNAFSAIFDSNLTTIITGIILVIFGVGAIRGFAVTLIIGIAASFLTAVFITRMFYEYQLSRGKWQNLTFQTHFSRAIYREYAFDFLKNSKNVIIGIAIFVVVSIASLFTLGLNSGIDFTGGRNYIVRFDQPVNTQDVEDALVPYFGESVRVITIGSSNQVRVSTNYMIEEDGTNVEEELRDLLGQGMAEFMTPGMSIDDHIMSSQKVGPSIAEDMLNNAFLSLLIALICMGLYIMFRFNNWGFSMGTVAALAIDAFSVIGLYSLLWRVMPFSMEMDQTFVAAILTIVGYSINDKVVVFDRVREYMTLYPKRGLRELFNDSMNATLARTINTGLSTILVIIVILFLGGDAVRSFVFAMLIGVVVGTITSLFIAAPVAYKIMLKKNKKEIVAA, from the coding sequence ATGCAAAACAAAGGATTCATTAGAGTCTTCAGTATTATCCTAACAGCTATTTGTTTGTTTTATCTCTCATTTACAGTAGTGGGGAGACAATACAACAAAAAAGCGGATCAATATGCAAATGGAGACTTAGCCCTGAAGAATCATTATCTTGATTCACTGTCAACCGAGAAAGTGTATCTAAATTACACACTAAACCAAGTTCGCGAGAAAGAAATCGGATTAGGCCTTGACCTTAAAGGTGGTATGAACGTAATTCTGGAAATAAATGCAGCAGAAGTTCTGGCATCACTTGCTAATACCGATGACCCTCAATTTAATCAGGCTTTAAGAGAAAGTGTAAACCAGAATCGCCGTGGTAGCTCTTCTGACTTTATTTCACTATTCCAGCAAAATTATGAGCAGATTAACCCTGATGGTAAACTTGCAAACATTTACAGCATCACTATGCCTGACAGAGTTACACCTAACTCAACAAATGATCAGGTTATAGCAGTTCTAAGAGCCGAATTGTCAAGTGTTGCTGATAACTCATTTAACGTATTGGCTACACGTATCGACCGCTTTGGTGTTGTTGCACCTAATATTCAGCGACTCGACCGTGCTGAACGTATCCTCGTGGAACTACCTGGTATTACAGAACCAGAACGTGTACGTAATCTTCTTCAGGGAAGTGCAAATCTGGAGTTTTGGAAAACATACAATGTGAACGAATTAGGTATGTACCTAAATGAGTTAAACTCAAGATCAAGCGAGTATGCTTTGGCTATGAGAACCAGTTCAATGCTTGAACCTACTGATTCTGTTGCTGAAGAAGGCTTAATCGAAACTGAAGATAGTTTAGCTACAGAAGATTTTACCGAACTTGAAGAAGAAAAAAAAGTTATAATAGATAAGAGTTTTATTGAATACTTCAATGAACCATACTTCGCTATGAGCGGAATAGGTGGTCCTGTACTTGGAACTGTATCAAAACTTGATACTGCTTCAGTAAACTTCCTACTGCAACGATATAAAACTCTATTCCCTGCTGATGTGAATTTTAAATGGGGATTCAAAGCTATTGATCAGCATGAGACATATTTCCAGCTATTTGCTCTTAAAGGTGATGGCAGTAGCCGTGGACCTGCATTGACTGGTGATGTGGTTACTAATGCTAAGGCTGACCAGGGACAAAATGGTACTGCTTGGGAAGTAAGCATGACAATGAACTCTGCTGGAGCAAGTCGCTGGGCTACTATTACTGGTGCAGAGATTGGCAATTCAATTGCAATAGTACTTGATGGATATGTTTATTCTGCTCCGAGAGTAAATGACCGTATTGAAGGAGGACGCTCATCGATCTCAGGTGATTTCTCATCTCAGGAAGCTCAGGACTTGGAGAATGTATTGAAATCGGGTAAAATGCAAGCCGGTATTCGTATAGTACAGGAAGATGTAGTTGGTCCTTCTTTAGGACAAGAAGCTATTAAAGATGGATTTATTTCGTTCATTATAGCATTGGTTGTTCTATTTATATTTACTATGATGCTCTATGGATTTGTTCCGGGCACAGTAATAAACGTGGCACTTTTGCTTAACTTCTTCTTTACATTGGGAATTCTAGCTGCATTCCAGGCAGTTCTTACTCTTCCGGGTATTGCGGGAATGATTCTTTCACTTGCTATGGCAGTTGACGCTAACGTACTTATTAATGAGCGTATTAAAGAAGAACTTGCTACAGGTAAATCATTACGTCGTGCTTTGGACGATGGATACAAGAATGCATTCTCTGCAATTTTCGACTCTAACTTAACAACTATTATTACTGGTATCATTCTTGTAATATTTGGTGTTGGAGCTATCAGAGGATTTGCAGTAACTCTTATTATTGGTATTGCTGCATCATTCCTTACAGCTGTATTCATTACACGTATGTTTTATGAATACCAGTTATCAAGAGGAAAATGGCAGAATCTTACATTCCAAACACATTTCTCAAGAGCAATTTACAGAGAGTATGCTTTTGATTTCCTTAAAAACAGCAAGAATGTAATTATTGGAATTGCAATATTTGTAGTTGTAAGTATTGCATCACTGTTTACACTTGGACTGAATTCAGGTATCGACTTCACAGGTGGACGTAACTATATCGTTCGCTTTGATCAGCCAGTAAATACTCAAGATGTTGAAGATGCTCTGGTTCCATACTTTGGTGAATCAGTACGTGTTATTACCATAGGTTCAAGTAATCAGGTAAGGGTATCTACAAACTATATGATAGAAGAAGATGGTACAAATGTGGAAGAAGAACTTCGTGATCTGCTTGGTCAAGGTATGGCTGAATTTATGACACCTGGTATGAGTATTGATGATCATATAATGAGTTCTCAGAAAGTGGGGCCAAGTATTGCAGAAGATATGCTTAACAATGCTTTCTTATCATTGCTGATAGCTCTTATATGTATGGGATTATATATAATGTTCCGTTTTAATAATTGGGGATTCTCTATGGGAACTGTTGCTGCTCTTGCTATTGATGCATTCTCTGTGATAGGTTTATATTCTCTGCTTTGGAGAGTGATGCCATTCTCAATGGAAATGGATCAAACTTTTGTTGCAGCAATTCTTACAATTGTGGGTTACTCTATTAACGATAAGGTGGTAGTATTTGACCGTGTGAGAGAGTATATGACTCTTTATCCTAAACGTGGATTAAGAGAGCTTTTCAATGATTCAATGAATGCCACTCTTGCACGTACTATTAATACAGGTTTGAGTACGATACTTGTGATAATAGTTATACTATTCCTTGGTGGAGATGCTGTAAGAAGCTTCGTATTTGCAATGTTGATTGGTGTGGTTGTAGGTACTATCACCAGTTTATTTATTGCTGCCCCTGTTGCATACAAAATTATGTTGAAGAAAAATAAGAAAGAGATTGTTGCAGCATAA
- the atpD gene encoding F0F1 ATP synthase subunit beta, with protein MQVLMGKISQIIGPVVDVRFELSDSEEIKLPAINDALYVNRNDGQEVFLEVQQHIGENIVRTVAMESTDGLRRGLQVKALGRPISVPVGEQIKGRLLNVVGRPIDGLSKLSRDKQYPIHREAPKFEDLITTEEILHTGIKVIDLLQPYLKGGKIGLFGGAGVGKTVIIMELINNIAKGHKGYSVFAGVGERTREGNDLLREMIESGVIKYGKEFKKSMDEGKWDLSKIDYEKLKESQTTLVFGQMNEPPGARASVALTGLAVAESFRDLGGEGSDTLLFIDNIFRFVQAGSEVSALLGRMPSAVGYQPTLASEMGTLQERIASTKFGSITSVQAVYVPADDLTDPAPATTFSYLDASTVLSRKIASLGIYPAVDPLESSSRILEPSIVGEDHYNTAMRVKQILQRYKELQDIISILGMEELSDEDRMTVNRARKVQRFLSQPFFMAEQYTGQPGVMVSIQDTVKGFQMILDGEMDKYPEAAFMSVGTIEEAIEKGNKLIEQSNNK; from the coding sequence ATGCAGGTATTAATGGGGAAAATCTCCCAAATAATTGGTCCTGTTGTTGATGTACGTTTTGAGTTATCAGATTCAGAAGAAATAAAATTACCCGCGATTAATGACGCACTTTATGTAAATCGTAATGACGGGCAAGAAGTATTCCTTGAGGTTCAACAGCACATAGGAGAAAATATTGTTCGCACTGTAGCTATGGAGTCGACAGACGGATTGAGACGTGGACTTCAGGTTAAGGCTTTAGGAAGACCTATAAGTGTGCCAGTTGGTGAACAAATTAAGGGTCGACTACTGAATGTTGTTGGTAGACCTATTGATGGTCTCTCAAAACTTAGCAGAGATAAACAGTATCCTATACATCGTGAGGCTCCCAAGTTTGAGGACTTAATAACAACAGAGGAAATTCTTCACACAGGTATAAAAGTTATCGACTTACTTCAACCATATCTAAAAGGTGGTAAAATTGGTCTTTTTGGCGGAGCCGGTGTTGGGAAGACAGTTATCATAATGGAGCTCATCAACAATATTGCTAAAGGACACAAAGGGTATTCAGTTTTTGCAGGAGTAGGTGAACGTACACGCGAGGGTAATGACCTGCTTCGCGAGATGATTGAATCTGGGGTGATAAAATATGGCAAGGAGTTCAAAAAAAGCATGGATGAGGGCAAATGGGACTTGAGTAAGATTGATTACGAAAAGCTCAAAGAATCTCAGACAACCCTTGTGTTTGGTCAGATGAATGAACCGCCCGGAGCTCGTGCTTCGGTTGCACTGACTGGTTTAGCCGTTGCCGAATCATTTCGTGACTTAGGGGGTGAAGGTAGTGATACTTTATTGTTCATTGATAATATATTCAGATTTGTTCAGGCAGGTTCTGAGGTATCTGCCCTTCTTGGAAGAATGCCATCGGCAGTTGGTTATCAGCCCACACTGGCATCAGAGATGGGTACACTTCAGGAAAGAATTGCTTCAACAAAGTTTGGTTCTATTACTTCTGTTCAGGCTGTATATGTACCTGCGGATGACCTCACAGACCCTGCTCCCGCAACTACTTTTAGTTATCTGGATGCATCAACTGTACTTAGCAGAAAAATTGCATCACTTGGTATATATCCTGCAGTTGATCCTTTAGAGTCATCATCACGTATATTAGAACCATCAATTGTTGGTGAAGATCATTACAATACAGCAATGCGTGTGAAACAGATTTTACAGCGTTATAAAGAATTACAGGATATAATTTCAATCCTTGGGATGGAAGAGTTGTCTGATGAAGACAGGATGACGGTTAACCGTGCCCGTAAAGTGCAACGCTTTCTGTCACAACCATTCTTTATGGCTGAACAATATACCGGGCAACCTGGAGTTATGGTATCTATTCAGGATACTGTTAAAGGATTCCAAATGATACTTGATGGTGAAATGGATAAATATCCAGAAGCTGCATTTATGAGTGTTGGAACTATTGAAGAGGCAATTGAAAAGGGCAATAAACTGATTGAGCAGAGTAATAATAAATAA
- the atpC gene encoding ATP synthase F1 subunit epsilon, with translation MKLEIISPEKTYFKGDVDSVTLPGILGPFQILNNHAPLISLLTKGLIEFSTNGHIKEMKISDGFVEVSNNNITVCIDPIKKKVKLDE, from the coding sequence ATGAAACTGGAGATAATAAGTCCCGAAAAGACATATTTTAAAGGTGATGTTGATTCTGTAACCTTACCTGGCATTTTGGGGCCTTTCCAGATACTAAACAACCATGCTCCGCTTATATCATTATTAACCAAAGGTCTGATTGAATTCTCTACAAATGGTCATATAAAAGAGATGAAAATATCCGACGGTTTTGTAGAGGTAAGTAATAATAATATTACAGTTTGTATAGACCCAATAAAGAAAAAAGTAAAACTGGATGAATAA
- the atpB gene encoding F0F1 ATP synthase subunit A: MKHILYLIVLFSFSTVNWTVGAETNNISTSSTKYEEELNVKKLILEHLSDSYEWHIFSTEKRDITVHLPVILYSNETGWHFFLSSKLHNIDNNYKGFGIATNGKYKGKIVERVTSGEETRPLDLSITKNAASLLLSSFLLIIIILSVANSIKRDPLKPQKGFAGTMEMFILMINNEVIKPAIGEDYKRYSPYLLTIFFFIFFNNLLGLFPLFPGGANVTGNISVTVVLAIGTFLVVNLTGTKKYYKELFWPDTPVWLKVPFPLMQIIEIVGTLTKPFALMIRLFANIMAGHAIVLGLTSLIFVTVSLGTAINTSMSVVSVIFTIFIEFVELLVAFIQAYVFTLLSSVFIGLAREKEKEKDRKELAVEKLSEPTSHLEL; the protein is encoded by the coding sequence ATGAAACATATATTATACTTGATTGTTTTATTTTCTTTTTCTACGGTCAATTGGACGGTGGGAGCAGAAACTAATAACATTTCAACAAGCAGTACAAAATATGAGGAGGAGTTAAATGTAAAAAAGCTCATACTTGAACATTTGTCTGACTCCTATGAGTGGCACATTTTTAGTACTGAAAAAAGAGATATAACAGTTCATCTTCCTGTAATACTCTATAGTAATGAAACAGGGTGGCATTTTTTCCTTTCCTCTAAACTTCATAATATTGATAATAACTACAAAGGTTTCGGTATTGCTACAAATGGAAAATATAAGGGAAAGATAGTTGAAAGAGTTACGTCAGGTGAGGAAACACGTCCACTTGACCTATCAATTACTAAAAATGCAGCATCTTTGTTATTAAGTTCTTTCTTACTTATAATAATCATATTGAGTGTAGCAAATTCAATTAAAAGAGATCCTCTGAAACCTCAAAAAGGTTTTGCTGGAACGATGGAGATGTTTATTTTAATGATTAATAATGAGGTTATTAAACCTGCAATAGGAGAAGATTACAAACGATACTCCCCATATTTGCTGACAATATTTTTCTTTATTTTCTTCAATAATCTGCTGGGATTGTTTCCACTTTTCCCGGGTGGAGCAAACGTGACAGGGAACATTTCTGTTACTGTTGTGTTAGCAATAGGTACTTTTCTCGTTGTCAATTTAACTGGTACTAAGAAATATTACAAAGAGTTATTCTGGCCTGACACTCCGGTTTGGTTGAAAGTGCCTTTCCCACTTATGCAGATAATTGAGATTGTGGGAACATTAACCAAACCCTTTGCATTAATGATTCGTCTTTTCGCAAACATAATGGCGGGTCATGCAATAGTATTGGGATTAACATCTTTGATCTTTGTCACTGTAAGTCTGGGAACTGCAATAAATACATCAATGTCAGTTGTATCAGTTATTTTTACCATTTTTATTGAATTTGTTGAGCTTTTAGTAGCCTTTATCCAGGCATATGTATTTACTCTATTATCTTCAGTATTTATTGGGTTAGCTAGGGAAAAAGAAAAAGAAAAAGACAGAAAAGAACTGGCTGTTGAGAAATTATCAGAGCCAACAAGCCATTTAGAATTATAA
- the atpE gene encoding ATP synthase F0 subunit C has product MELLSVLLQSAGGLETMGTAIGVAIAVIGAAIGIGQIGKAAVEGIARQPEAGSDIRTTMIISAALIEGVALFAIVVCGFIL; this is encoded by the coding sequence ATGGAATTACTATCAGTATTACTACAGTCTGCAGGAGGACTGGAGACAATGGGTACCGCAATAGGTGTTGCAATAGCAGTTATAGGTGCCGCAATAGGTATTGGACAAATTGGTAAAGCAGCTGTGGAGGGTATTGCCCGTCAGCCTGAAGCTGGTTCCGATATTCGTACAACAATGATTATCTCAGCTGCACTTATTGAAGGTGTTGCACTTTTTGCAATTGTAGTCTGCGGTTTTATACTTTAA
- the atpF gene encoding F0F1 ATP synthase subunit B, which yields MSLLTPDPGLVFWMSLSFGIVVLILARFAFPVIIKAVDKRTLFIENSVKSAREANEELSKIKETGARILAKAYKEQNAILKETARIKEEILQEAHAKASQETERMIAEARKQLQVEKEQILRSIRGEVSLMSVTLAEKILREKLGKDKEQLKMIDRLLDEIEISKS from the coding sequence ATGTCGCTTTTAACACCCGATCCAGGACTAGTCTTTTGGATGTCATTATCTTTCGGAATAGTAGTTCTTATTCTGGCAAGATTTGCTTTCCCTGTTATAATTAAAGCAGTAGATAAAAGAACACTTTTTATCGAAAATTCAGTAAAGTCTGCTAGAGAAGCAAATGAAGAACTGTCAAAGATAAAAGAGACTGGCGCCAGGATTCTGGCTAAAGCATACAAAGAACAGAATGCTATACTAAAAGAGACAGCCAGAATTAAAGAGGAAATATTACAAGAAGCGCACGCAAAGGCTAGTCAGGAAACTGAAAGAATGATAGCAGAGGCACGTAAACAGCTTCAAGTTGAAAAAGAGCAGATTCTTAGGTCAATAAGAGGTGAAGTCTCACTAATGTCTGTGACTCTTGCTGAAAAGATCCTGAGAGAGAAACTTGGTAAGGATAAAGAACAATTGAAAATGATTGATCGCCTGCTTGATGAAATTGAAATATCTAAATCTTAA
- a CDS encoding F0F1 ATP synthase subunit delta has protein sequence MNTGLISTRYATALLDYSIASGQEKEVYGRMKTLSEVYLLVPQLRTALANTAISNKNKKQIIFTSIGGSVPSSLDKMIDLILKNERVEVILFIALRYIELYRERFGIQYGKLITAVPINKENEEKIISRISNIVGENLEIEPVVDPDLIGGFVLHLNDLRWDASVAGELTRFKNKIRRQEAENA, from the coding sequence ATGAATACAGGACTAATTTCAACCCGTTATGCTACTGCTTTACTGGATTATTCTATTGCATCAGGTCAGGAGAAAGAGGTATACGGTAGAATGAAAACCCTGTCTGAAGTTTACTTGCTTGTACCACAGCTACGAACAGCTCTAGCAAACACTGCAATTTCAAACAAGAATAAGAAACAAATTATTTTCACTTCAATTGGTGGTAGCGTTCCATCATCTTTGGATAAAATGATAGATCTCATTTTAAAGAATGAAAGAGTAGAGGTTATTTTATTTATTGCACTTAGATATATAGAGCTTTATAGGGAAAGATTTGGAATACAATATGGCAAACTTATCACAGCTGTTCCAATAAACAAAGAAAATGAAGAGAAGATTATATCTCGTATAAGTAATATAGTAGGAGAAAATCTGGAAATAGAACCTGTCGTTGATCCTGATTTAATTGGAGGATTTGTTTTACATTTAAATGATTTAAGGTGGGATGCAAGTGTAGCGGGTGAACTGACACGTTTTAAGAATAAGATTAGAAGACAGGAAGCTGAAAATGCTTAG
- the atpA gene encoding F0F1 ATP synthase subunit alpha — MANNSIKVSEVSEILRMQLEGFDTDVKFDETGTVISVSDGVVRIFGLRNAESNELLEFDNGMNAIVMNLEEDNVGAILLGTSSDIKEGFTVKRTGRVASIFVGEGMLGRVISPLGEPLDGKGPVKGELFEMPLERRAPGVVFRQPVDTPLQTGIKAVDAMIPIGRGQRELIIGDRQTGKTSIAIDTILNQRKNYEEGDPVYCIYVAIGQKGSSVASILKTLTDHGAMDYTTIISTSGSDPAAMRYIAPFAGAAIGEFFRDTGRNALVVYDDLSKQAVAYREVSLILRRPSGREAYPGDIFYLHSRLLERAANIIDQEDVAVNMNDLPESLSEKVKGGGSLTALPIIETQAGDVSAYIPTNVISITDGQIFLETDLYNKGIRPAINVGISVSRVGGNAQIKAMKKVAGSLKIDQAQYQELAAFSKFGGDMDPVTAMTIDKGQKNEQLLIQPVHSPMSVEKQIAVLYCGTHGLLKNLPQERIHEFEKEFLTTLEMTHKDDVLKPLSEGTMTDEIGRIIESVASKVIQSIL, encoded by the coding sequence ATGGCAAATAATTCAATAAAGGTTAGTGAAGTTTCTGAAATACTCAGAATGCAGCTTGAAGGATTTGATACTGATGTAAAGTTCGATGAAACAGGGACTGTTATCAGTGTAAGTGATGGTGTTGTTCGAATTTTTGGACTTCGCAATGCTGAATCAAACGAGTTGCTTGAATTCGATAATGGTATGAATGCCATCGTCATGAATCTGGAAGAGGATAATGTAGGTGCAATTCTGCTTGGAACTTCAAGTGATATTAAAGAGGGCTTTACTGTTAAGAGAACTGGTCGAGTTGCTTCTATATTCGTGGGTGAGGGTATGCTCGGACGTGTCATCTCACCATTAGGAGAACCTCTTGATGGCAAAGGGCCAGTTAAAGGTGAGTTGTTTGAAATGCCACTTGAAAGAAGAGCACCTGGTGTGGTATTTCGTCAGCCTGTTGATACGCCATTACAGACAGGTATAAAGGCTGTTGATGCAATGATTCCAATTGGGCGTGGACAAAGAGAACTTATTATTGGCGACAGGCAAACAGGAAAAACCAGTATAGCAATAGACACTATACTTAACCAAAGAAAAAATTACGAAGAGGGAGATCCGGTATATTGTATCTATGTTGCCATAGGTCAAAAAGGGTCATCTGTTGCATCAATACTAAAGACATTAACAGATCATGGGGCAATGGATTACACTACTATAATATCAACAAGTGGATCTGATCCTGCAGCTATGAGATATATAGCACCATTTGCAGGTGCTGCAATAGGTGAGTTTTTTCGTGATACAGGTAGAAATGCACTTGTTGTATATGACGATTTATCAAAACAGGCAGTTGCATATAGAGAGGTTTCTCTGATTCTTAGGCGTCCTTCAGGGCGTGAAGCATATCCTGGTGATATTTTTTATCTGCACTCAAGATTACTAGAAAGAGCAGCTAATATTATTGATCAGGAGGATGTAGCAGTAAATATGAATGATTTGCCTGAAAGTTTATCAGAAAAAGTAAAAGGAGGAGGTTCATTGACTGCACTACCCATTATTGAAACACAGGCAGGTGACGTGTCAGCTTATATCCCTACTAATGTTATTTCTATTACAGATGGTCAGATATTTTTAGAAACTGATCTTTATAATAAAGGAATTCGACCTGCAATTAATGTTGGAATATCTGTTTCCCGAGTTGGGGGAAATGCACAGATAAAAGCGATGAAGAAAGTTGCGGGATCATTAAAAATAGACCAGGCTCAATATCAGGAATTGGCTGCATTTTCAAAATTTGGTGGTGATATGGATCCAGTGACAGCAATGACAATTGATAAAGGACAGAAGAATGAGCAACTTTTAATACAACCTGTTCACAGCCCAATGAGTGTGGAAAAACAGATTGCAGTTCTTTATTGTGGCACACATGGTTTATTAAAGAATCTACCTCAGGAAAGAATACACGAATTTGAGAAGGAATTCCTTACAACCCTAGAAATGACCCATAAAGATGATGTTCTTAAACCATTAAGTGAAGGGACTATGACTGATGAAATAGGTAGAATAATAGAGAGTGTAGCCTCTAAAGTGATTCAATCTATTTTGTAA
- the atpG gene encoding ATP synthase F1 subunit gamma yields MAQLKEIKSRLQSVKSTQKITTAMMMVASAKLRKTQNIIQHLYPYEEKLSQILNMFLNQEEGFSTPFTKKRPVERVAIVAFSSNTGLAGRFNDNIATKLESVIDSYLHLGKENILIYTFGAKIAKAVAKMDMHVSKDYSEESANPSYEFMQNIANDLMDQFLNEEIDRVELIYHHFISKGSQVILQETFLPIELHSGIKSNLEGVIEKSYDKQLMPDYIIEPDRLTIMEKLLPKVLKVKLFTSHVDSVTSEHAARMTAMQIANDNADNLIEELTREYNKLRQESITNELLDLIGGSLGKY; encoded by the coding sequence ATGGCACAACTTAAAGAGATAAAAAGCAGACTTCAATCCGTTAAATCAACTCAAAAGATTACTACGGCTATGATGATGGTCGCTTCCGCCAAATTGCGTAAGACACAGAACATCATCCAGCACCTGTATCCTTATGAAGAGAAACTTAGTCAAATTCTGAATATGTTTCTTAATCAGGAAGAGGGTTTTAGTACTCCCTTTACTAAAAAACGCCCTGTTGAGCGAGTTGCTATTGTAGCTTTTTCTTCAAATACAGGTCTCGCAGGAAGATTTAACGACAATATTGCGACTAAACTTGAGTCGGTAATTGATTCATATCTCCATCTGGGAAAAGAAAACATACTGATTTATACGTTTGGAGCTAAAATTGCCAAGGCTGTAGCTAAGATGGATATGCATGTTTCAAAAGATTATTCTGAAGAAAGTGCAAATCCATCTTATGAATTTATGCAGAATATTGCAAACGATTTGATGGATCAATTTTTAAATGAAGAGATAGACCGTGTGGAATTAATATATCACCACTTCATAAGTAAAGGTTCACAGGTTATTCTACAAGAGACATTTCTCCCAATTGAGCTACATAGTGGTATTAAATCAAATTTGGAAGGTGTAATTGAAAAAAGTTATGACAAACAATTAATGCCTGATTACATAATAGAGCCAGACAGATTGACCATAATGGAGAAACTTTTACCCAAAGTTTTAAAGGTAAAGCTTTTCACAAGCCATGTAGACTCTGTCACATCTGAACATGCTGCACGTATGACTGCCATGCAGATTGCTAATGATAATGCTGACAACTTAATTGAAGAGTTAACAAGAGAATATAATAAATTGCGTCAGGAGTCGATTACAAATGAACTTCTTGATTTAATAGGCGGTTCTTTAGGAAAATACTAA
- the yihA gene encoding ribosome biogenesis GTP-binding protein YihA/YsxC, with product MIIKSAEFIISNSDYKKCPQDGKPEYAFIGRSNVGKSSLINMLTNRKGLAMTSSKPGKTMLINHFLINEQWYLVDLPGYGYARRGKEGREKIREIIEDYIMERDQLLNLFVLVDSRHEPQIIDLEFMEWLGENGIPFSIVFTKADKQGPVRLQQNIDAYKEKLLETWEELPPVFITSSEKKQGREELLNYIESINKSL from the coding sequence ATGATTATTAAGTCAGCTGAATTTATTATTAGTAATAGTGATTATAAAAAGTGTCCTCAAGATGGTAAACCTGAATATGCTTTTATAGGTAGATCAAATGTGGGGAAGTCCTCTTTAATCAATATGTTAACCAATCGCAAAGGGTTGGCAATGACCTCTTCTAAACCTGGTAAGACAATGCTGATAAATCATTTTCTTATTAATGAACAATGGTATCTTGTGGATTTACCCGGATATGGTTATGCCAGAAGAGGGAAAGAGGGACGCGAAAAAATAAGAGAAATAATAGAGGATTATATTATGGAACGTGATCAGTTATTGAATCTGTTTGTATTGGTAGACTCACGTCACGAACCCCAAATAATTGATCTTGAGTTTATGGAATGGCTTGGTGAAAATGGTATACCTTTTTCTATAGTATTTACAAAAGCGGATAAGCAGGGACCTGTCCGCTTGCAGCAAAACATAGATGCCTACAAAGAAAAATTACTGGAAACATGGGAGGAGCTGCCACCTGTTTTTATTACTTCTTCAGAGAAAAAACAGGGTAGGGAAGAGCTTTTGAATTATATTGAGTCAATTAATAAGAGTCTCTGA